A DNA window from Marispirochaeta aestuarii contains the following coding sequences:
- a CDS encoding substrate-binding domain-containing protein, with translation MKKWFVPLLSLMAALVLFMTFSLFFDQNIPELPKLEKPVQIIMKSRERKPMDFWEVATRGIVEAAREYGLEYEISGPHFEKEIDLQIEIVNKIIEQRPPLILLAATDYKRLVPSVERASELGIPVITFDSAVDSTIPVSFVATDNIEAGEKAGREMKRLIAPRTRKEIAIVSHIKETATAIDREAGVRNALEGETIIGTWFIDVEQEKAYRTTLELLKNSKLGGIVALNEAAALGVGDAIAEKGAQDEVLVVGFDNATQELAYLEAGVIDALVVQRPYNMGYMSVKSAAEFLLGNPIPSFIDTGSILITRENMFSREYQELLFPVQNAGHPE, from the coding sequence CTCCTCAGCCTGATGGCGGCGCTTGTTCTGTTCATGACCTTTTCCCTCTTCTTCGACCAGAACATCCCGGAATTGCCGAAACTGGAAAAGCCCGTTCAGATAATCATGAAATCCCGGGAACGGAAACCCATGGACTTCTGGGAGGTCGCCACCCGGGGAATAGTCGAAGCCGCCCGGGAGTACGGCCTGGAATACGAAATAAGCGGACCCCACTTCGAAAAGGAGATAGACCTCCAGATCGAGATCGTCAATAAAATCATCGAACAGCGCCCTCCGCTTATCCTGCTGGCAGCCACTGATTACAAGCGCCTGGTCCCCTCCGTTGAGCGGGCCAGCGAGCTCGGTATACCCGTAATCACCTTCGACTCCGCTGTGGATTCCACCATCCCCGTCTCCTTTGTCGCCACCGACAACATCGAAGCGGGGGAAAAGGCCGGCAGGGAGATGAAAAGACTCATAGCTCCGCGGACCAGAAAGGAGATCGCCATCGTCAGCCATATCAAGGAGACCGCTACGGCCATTGACCGGGAAGCGGGGGTAAGAAATGCCCTGGAGGGGGAAACCATAATCGGAACCTGGTTTATCGATGTGGAGCAGGAAAAAGCCTACAGGACAACCCTGGAACTTCTGAAAAACAGCAAGCTGGGAGGCATCGTCGCCCTGAACGAAGCCGCGGCTCTGGGCGTCGGGGATGCGATCGCGGAGAAGGGAGCGCAGGACGAGGTACTGGTGGTGGGCTTTGACAATGCCACGCAGGAGCTTGCCTATCTTGAAGCGGGAGTCATTGACGCCCTGGTGGTCCAGAGACCCTACAATATGGGCTACATGTCGGTAAAAAGCGCGGCGGAATTCCTTCTTGGAAATCCGATTCCTTCCTTTATAGATACCGGATCCATCCTGATAACCAGGGAAAACATGTTCAGCAGGGAATACCAGGAGCTCCTCTTTCCCGTTCAGAACGCGGGGCATCCGGAATAA
- a CDS encoding sugar ABC transporter ATP-binding protein translates to MKNIDKRFAGVHALKGVDFDLYAGEVHALVGENGAGKSTMMKVLTGIHPKDSGEIFYMGQLFNPSDPKHALEMGIGIIHQELNMMDHLTVAQNIFIGRESTKGRGLFLSEKDQNRRTEELFRHLNMKIDPTERLGNLTVGKQQMVEIVRAVSHDLKVLILDEPTAALTNAEIDELFSIMRDLASRGVGMIYISHRMDEIARITDRVTVLRDGEYVGTRNTTETSKEEIINMMVGRVIYEEPKQKSNVPQDAEVVLRVRDLNSGRMVRNVSFELRRGEILGFAGLMGAGRTETARAIFGADSIDSGIIEVKGRPVTIRSPMDAVSHGIGYLSEDRKRYGLALGLSVSENAILPTYESFVKNLFVQSGRIDRVVGEYVDKLNIKTPSLEQLLKNLSGGNQQKVVIAKWLIRNSDILIFDEPTRGIDVGAKSEIYTLMNELVKSGKSIIMISSELPEILRMSDRILIMCEGRKTGELDISEANQEEIMKYATMRN, encoded by the coding sequence ATGAAAAATATCGACAAGCGATTTGCAGGAGTCCATGCCCTCAAGGGGGTGGATTTTGACCTCTACGCGGGAGAGGTACACGCTCTTGTGGGTGAAAACGGAGCCGGAAAATCCACCATGATGAAGGTGCTTACGGGTATTCATCCGAAGGATTCCGGTGAGATTTTCTACATGGGGCAGCTCTTCAATCCTTCCGACCCGAAACACGCCCTGGAAATGGGAATCGGGATAATCCATCAGGAACTGAACATGATGGACCATCTTACGGTTGCCCAGAACATCTTTATAGGACGGGAATCCACAAAGGGCCGGGGATTGTTCCTGAGCGAGAAAGACCAGAACCGGCGCACCGAGGAGCTCTTCCGGCACCTGAACATGAAGATTGACCCCACCGAACGCCTGGGAAACCTGACCGTAGGCAAGCAGCAGATGGTGGAAATCGTCAGGGCAGTATCCCACGACCTGAAGGTCCTGATTCTCGACGAACCGACAGCGGCCCTCACCAACGCGGAAATCGACGAGCTCTTCAGCATTATGCGGGATCTGGCCTCCCGGGGGGTGGGAATGATCTACATTTCCCACCGCATGGACGAAATCGCCCGCATAACCGACCGGGTAACAGTACTCCGGGACGGTGAATACGTGGGCACCCGAAATACCACGGAGACCAGCAAGGAAGAGATCATCAACATGATGGTCGGACGGGTCATCTACGAGGAGCCGAAGCAGAAGAGCAACGTGCCGCAGGATGCCGAGGTTGTGCTCAGGGTACGGGACCTGAACTCCGGCAGGATGGTCAGGAACGTCAGCTTTGAGCTGCGCAGGGGAGAGATCCTCGGTTTCGCCGGACTCATGGGAGCAGGCAGGACTGAAACAGCCCGGGCCATCTTCGGTGCAGACAGCATCGACAGCGGTATTATCGAAGTCAAGGGGCGGCCGGTAACAATACGCTCCCCCATGGACGCGGTCTCCCACGGCATAGGCTACCTTTCGGAGGATCGTAAACGTTACGGCCTCGCCCTAGGTTTGAGCGTGAGCGAAAACGCCATACTCCCCACCTATGAATCCTTTGTCAAGAACCTTTTCGTACAGAGCGGCCGGATAGACAGAGTGGTTGGAGAGTACGTGGACAAATTGAACATAAAAACCCCCTCGTTGGAACAGCTGCTCAAGAACCTCTCCGGAGGGAATCAGCAGAAGGTGGTCATCGCGAAATGGCTTATACGAAACAGCGATATCCTCATCTTCGACGAACCGACCCGGGGTATCGATGTCGGGGCCAAGAGCGAAATCTACACCCTTATGAACGAACTGGTTAAGAGCGGGAAGTCCATCATCATGATCTCTTCGGAACTCCCGGAGATTCTGCGCATGAGCGACCGCATCCTGATCATGTGCGAAGGAAGAAAAACCGGCGAGCTCGATATAAGCGAAGCGAACCAGGAAGAGATTATGAAATACGCAACCATGCGTAACTGA